The proteins below are encoded in one region of bacterium:
- a CDS encoding DUF5615 family PIN-like protein: MSERIKFYTDEHVHPAVVAGLLRRGIDVLTPQKAKMLGATDMEHLALAKNQCRVVFTQDDDFLRLHAQGVNHAGIVYARQQMPIGDIIRGLMPIYHVLDTGDMQNHIEFL, from the coding sequence ATGAGCGAAAGAATTAAATTTTATACTGATGAACATGTCCATCCGGCAGTGGTAGCTGGGTTATTGCGTCGTGGCATTGATGTATTAACACCTCAAAAGGCCAAAATGTTGGGTGCAACTGACATGGAGCATTTGGCATTAGCTAAAAATCAATGTAGAGTTGTTTTTACCCAGGATGATGACTTTTTGCGCTTGCATGCTCAAGGTGTCAATCACGCTGGTATTGTTTATGCCCGGCAACAAATGCCAATTGGTGACATAATACGGGGATTGATGCCTATATATCATGTCTTAGATACTGGTGATATGCAAAACCATATTGAATTTTTGTGA
- a CDS encoding DUF433 domain-containing protein, with protein sequence MAIKTLDQHIEISADIAGGKPCIFGHRITVQNIVIWHEWMGQSADEIANAYNLSLADVYAALAYYYDHRTEIDEAIKESEAFVEELRQKTPSKVLQKINERKN encoded by the coding sequence ATGGCAATAAAAACTTTAGATCAGCATATTGAAATAAGTGCAGACATAGCCGGTGGGAAGCCTTGTATTTTTGGTCACCGTATTACTGTACAAAATATTGTCATTTGGCATGAGTGGATGGGGCAGAGTGCTGATGAAATAGCAAACGCATATAATTTATCTTTAGCCGACGTCTATGCCGCTTTAGCTTATTATTATGATCATAGAACCGAGATTGATGAAGCAATTAAAGAGAGCGAGGCATTTGTAGAAGAATTACGCCAAAAAACACCATCAAAAGTTCTACAGAAGATAAATGAGCGAAAGAATTAA
- a CDS encoding class I SAM-dependent methyltransferase produces MAEHACPVWIGYLLASPARKLLQDPHKILMPYIRTGMKVLDIGCAMGFFSLPMAQLAGTEGQVICVDLQEKMLAVLRRRARCLGLLSRIRTRTCGPESLGIDDLGGQIDFAFAFAVVHEVKNPAGFFSEVYAALRPGGRVLFAEPKWHVRKEAFEKSVSIAEGSGLRPEESLHIPLSHALLLSKPGAGI; encoded by the coding sequence ATGGCTGAGCATGCATGTCCGGTATGGATCGGCTATCTTCTGGCAAGTCCGGCAAGAAAGCTTTTGCAGGACCCGCATAAGATTCTCATGCCCTATATCCGCACCGGCATGAAGGTCCTGGACATCGGATGCGCAATGGGCTTTTTCAGCCTTCCAATGGCTCAACTCGCCGGAACCGAAGGCCAGGTCATCTGCGTTGACCTGCAGGAGAAGATGCTTGCTGTTCTTCGCCGCAGGGCGAGGTGTCTCGGATTGCTCAGCCGCATCAGGACCCGGACATGCGGACCGGAATCACTGGGAATCGATGACCTTGGCGGGCAGATCGATTTTGCCTTTGCATTTGCCGTTGTTCATGAAGTCAAGAACCCCGCTGGTTTTTTTTCGGAAGTGTATGCCGCATTACGGCCGGGGGGAAGGGTGTTGTTTGCCGAGCCGAAGTGGCATGTCAGAAAGGAAGCTTTTGAAAAGTCGGTATCAATTGCCGAAGGCAGCGGCCTGCGGCCAGAGGAGTCACTGCACATCCCTCTCAGTCATGCTCTCCTTCTGTCGAAGCCGGGAGCCGGGATTTAA
- a CDS encoding ATP-binding protein, protein MSEAKILIVEDEGIEALDIQHRLISLGYPAPEIAFSGEEAVQKAEKIHPDLVLMDIMLQGGIDGITAAGQIQASFDVPVIYLTAYADADTLQRAKITEPYGYILKPFKERELHITIDMALYKHKMERKLKESEKWLATTLKSIGDAVIATDREGLVTFMNVIAENLTGWKLNEILHHRLTEVFNVVNKDTRQPVENPVTRVMRDGTIVGLANHTLLIARDGAEILIDDSAAPITDDKGNTIGVILVFRDVTEREKAMEEICRYRNELEIRVQERTAELERANQELRANAAKLEQANKELQEFAFVASHDLKEPLRKITTFGELLKTGYGNALGEEGQDYLDRMTRSAERMNNLIGALLDYSRVGRSQKPAQLTDLTEVAKDAASDLSLVIEQAGACLEIGQLPMIEVNPNQMRQLFQNLIGNALKYGQKHEKPVIKITGYTEDTLCHIFVEDNGMGFEERYLDRIFRPFQRLQGRSQSEGMGMGLAICRKITERHGGTITARSTPGEGSTFIVTLPLKQSEEDKNTKSV, encoded by the coding sequence ATGTCTGAGGCAAAGATATTGATTGTTGAAGACGAAGGCATTGAAGCCCTTGATATACAGCATAGATTGATCAGTCTGGGGTATCCGGCCCCTGAGATTGCTTTTTCCGGAGAAGAAGCTGTCCAAAAGGCGGAAAAGATACATCCTGATCTGGTGTTAATGGATATCATGCTCCAGGGTGGAATCGATGGTATTACGGCCGCCGGGCAGATCCAGGCCAGCTTTGATGTTCCGGTTATATACCTTACCGCTTATGCGGACGCAGATACCCTGCAGCGTGCAAAGATAACAGAGCCATACGGCTACATACTCAAGCCCTTCAAGGAAAGGGAACTGCACATAACGATCGACATGGCCCTGTACAAGCACAAGATGGAAAGGAAATTAAAAGAGAGCGAAAAGTGGCTGGCAACAACGCTCAAGAGCATCGGAGATGCTGTGATCGCCACTGATCGAGAGGGCCTGGTAACATTCATGAATGTCATTGCCGAAAATCTGACAGGCTGGAAGCTGAATGAAATCCTCCATCATCGGTTGACCGAGGTATTCAACGTCGTTAACAAGGACACGCGCCAGCCCGTCGAGAACCCGGTTACCAGGGTAATGCGTGATGGCACCATCGTAGGGCTGGCCAATCATACCCTCCTCATAGCCAGGGATGGGGCGGAAATACTGATAGACGACAGCGCTGCACCCATTACGGATGACAAAGGGAACACTATCGGTGTGATTCTGGTCTTCCGTGACGTAACAGAGCGCGAGAAGGCCATGGAAGAGATCTGCCGGTACCGGAACGAGCTGGAAATACGGGTGCAGGAGCGCACTGCGGAACTGGAAAGAGCGAATCAGGAACTTAGGGCTAATGCAGCAAAACTTGAGCAGGCGAATAAAGAGCTTCAGGAATTCGCCTTCGTTGCCTCGCATGATCTCAAGGAGCCCCTGCGGAAAATCACGACCTTCGGGGAATTGCTGAAAACCGGCTATGGAAATGCCCTGGGAGAGGAGGGCCAGGATTACCTGGACCGGATGACCAGGTCGGCAGAGCGAATGAATAATCTGATCGGGGCGCTTCTTGACTATTCCCGGGTGGGAAGAAGCCAGAAACCAGCTCAACTGACTGATTTAACTGAAGTTGCAAAGGATGCGGCCAGTGACCTGAGTCTTGTCATCGAGCAGGCAGGAGCCTGCCTGGAAATCGGTCAACTTCCCATGATCGAGGTCAATCCGAACCAGATGCGGCAGCTCTTTCAGAATCTCATCGGTAACGCCTTAAAGTATGGACAAAAGCACGAGAAGCCGGTAATAAAGATCACCGGATATACCGAAGATACTTTGTGCCATATTTTTGTGGAAGATAACGGCATGGGGTTTGAAGAGCGGTATCTCGACCGGATATTCCGTCCCTTCCAGAGATTGCAGGGCCGGAGCCAGTCCGAGGGAATGGGAATGGGGCTTGCCATCTGCCGGAAAATAACCGAACGTCATGGCGGGACCATTACGGCCAGAAGTACGCCGGGTGAGGGCTCGACATTTATCGTTACACTTCCTTTAAAGCAAAGCGAAGAGGACAAGAACACGAAATCGGTGTAA
- a CDS encoding histidine kinase dimerization/phosphoacceptor domain -containing protein, translating into MKIITKLKLAALIPALMALVIGLASYFSCQMLKGSLEKDEKARQIVDHTSELNSLALDYVLHHEDRPRLQFLAVHDSVTKLITATRFSTREQQQLLDSIRRNSESMKDIFLKLVSTSGHAGSAKNAALTRETEDLLAGQIVIRARDVLSDTLRLKNLIDNDIAKTQRNISALIFFLIVITILPLTIVLIRLMRNIGTSLAALRTGTRIIATGNLNHRVNIAADNEIGELSRAFDLMTEQLRDTTVSRDALSKEVEERKRAEEALQKAKEELGQRVVERTAQLQAAHQSLVKQSRYLEAFFQHVITPLVFLDRDFNFIRVNEAYARACQRDVNDFPGHNHFEFYPSDAQEIFENVVRTRQPFEVTARPFVYPDHPEWGVTYWDWTLTPLLDEGGEVEVLVFALQDVTIRKRTEIELKKHRDHLEELVRQRTLELQHLTETLEHRVQERTQALVRTNEELQTEITVRKRAEEAVNAERKRFNDVLEMLPAYLVLLTPDYHVAFANRFFRERFGESHGRRCFEYLFGRTEPCETCETYNVMKTLSPHTWEWTGPDGRIYDISDFPFTDVDGSTLIMEVGIDITERKKAEESARAERQRLFDVLETLPVMICLLTPDRRVIFANRSFREKFGELSDRHCHEYCFGLPAPCGFCEAYTVLKTGRPHHWEVTIPDGGSIIDVYNFPFTDIDGSPLILEMNIDITERRKAEEEIQKLNRELEQRVTERTAQLAAANEELRVGEAHLRTILHEKETLLKEIHHRVKNNLQIVYSMLNLQLPYVKDKEAIETFKESQNRIYTMALIHEKLYQSESLVRIDLAEYIRSLTASLFTSYGVSERGIRSNIQVENIPLGIDAVIPCALIINELVSNSLKYAFPAGRRREEGIGEIRIDLRRTGGKRVTLTVSDNGVGLPEGIEIQKSESLGLRLVNVLVKQLRGTVHIGRPGAGGGGAEFAITFETMK; encoded by the coding sequence ATGAAAATTATTACGAAATTAAAGCTTGCTGCATTGATACCCGCGCTCATGGCGCTTGTTATCGGCCTGGCATCCTATTTCTCCTGCCAGATGTTGAAGGGTTCCCTGGAGAAAGATGAAAAAGCCCGGCAGATCGTGGACCACACGAGTGAGCTTAACAGTCTCGCCCTGGACTATGTGCTTCACCATGAAGACCGTCCGAGATTGCAGTTCCTGGCAGTGCACGATTCGGTAACAAAACTCATTACCGCCACCAGGTTCAGCACCAGGGAACAGCAGCAGCTTTTAGACAGTATTCGCCGGAATAGCGAATCGATGAAAGACATATTCCTCAAACTGGTCTCCACCTCCGGGCACGCCGGTTCAGCAAAGAATGCCGCCTTGACCAGGGAGACGGAGGATCTGCTGGCAGGCCAGATCGTGATCAGGGCCCGTGACGTGTTGTCAGACACCCTGCGTCTGAAAAACCTGATCGATAATGATATAGCCAAGACCCAAAGGAACATCAGTGCGCTGATCTTCTTCCTGATCGTTATCACAATCCTACCTCTCACCATTGTCCTGATCCGGCTGATGAGAAATATCGGTACATCGCTCGCAGCACTCCGCACAGGAACCAGGATCATTGCGACGGGCAACCTGAACCATCGTGTCAATATAGCAGCAGACAACGAAATCGGAGAACTCTCCCGCGCTTTTGACCTCATGACGGAACAACTGCGGGATACCACGGTTTCGCGGGATGCATTAAGCAAAGAGGTGGAAGAGCGCAAGCGGGCTGAAGAAGCCCTCCAAAAGGCCAAGGAGGAATTGGGGCAGCGTGTCGTCGAGCGCACGGCCCAATTGCAGGCTGCCCACCAATCCCTGGTGAAACAGTCCCGGTATCTGGAAGCCTTCTTCCAGCATGTCATCACCCCGCTGGTTTTCCTGGACCGCGACTTCAATTTCATCCGGGTCAACGAGGCTTACGCCAGGGCCTGCCAGAGGGACGTGAACGATTTTCCCGGCCACAATCATTTCGAGTTCTACCCCTCCGACGCTCAGGAAATCTTCGAGAATGTGGTGCGGACCCGGCAGCCCTTCGAGGTCACTGCCCGGCCGTTTGTCTACCCCGATCACCCGGAATGGGGCGTGACCTACTGGGACTGGACCCTGACACCCCTGCTGGACGAGGGCGGTGAAGTCGAGGTCCTGGTTTTCGCTCTCCAGGATGTCACCATTCGCAAGCGTACTGAAATCGAACTGAAGAAACACCGCGATCACCTCGAAGAGCTGGTGCGGCAGCGGACCCTGGAGCTTCAGCATCTGACCGAGACCCTGGAGCACCGGGTGCAGGAGCGGACGCAGGCTCTGGTAAGAACCAACGAGGAATTACAGACCGAAATTACCGTGCGCAAGCGGGCAGAGGAAGCCGTGAATGCGGAACGGAAGCGGTTCAATGATGTCCTTGAAATGCTGCCGGCTTACCTGGTGCTGCTCACGCCGGATTATCATGTAGCTTTTGCCAATCGCTTCTTCCGCGAGCGTTTCGGCGAGTCCCACGGGCGGCGATGTTTCGAGTATCTGTTTGGGCGCACCGAGCCCTGCGAGACCTGCGAAACCTATAACGTCATGAAAACCCTGTCGCCTCATACGTGGGAATGGACCGGCCCGGACGGACGTATTTATGATATTTCCGACTTCCCCTTCACCGACGTGGACGGCTCCACTCTCATCATGGAGGTGGGCATCGACATTACCGAGCGCAAAAAGGCGGAGGAATCTGCGAGAGCGGAGCGGCAGCGGCTTTTTGACGTTCTGGAAACCCTGCCGGTGATGATCTGCCTGCTGACACCGGATCGTCGCGTCATCTTTGCAAATAGAAGCTTCCGCGAGAAATTCGGCGAGTTATCCGACCGCCATTGCCATGAATACTGTTTTGGGCTCCCGGCGCCGTGCGGGTTCTGCGAGGCGTACACTGTCCTGAAAACCGGTCGGCCCCATCACTGGGAAGTCACTATCCCTGACGGGGGGAGTATTATCGATGTCTACAACTTTCCGTTTACCGATATTGACGGTTCTCCCCTTATTCTGGAGATGAATATCGACATCACCGAGCGCAGAAAGGCGGAGGAAGAAATTCAAAAGCTCAACCGGGAGCTCGAACAGCGCGTTACCGAACGTACAGCCCAGCTTGCGGCCGCCAACGAAGAATTGCGCGTCGGTGAGGCACACCTGCGAACGATCCTGCATGAAAAGGAGACACTGCTGAAGGAAATACACCACCGCGTCAAGAACAACCTCCAGATCGTCTACAGTATGCTCAACCTTCAGTTGCCGTATGTCAAGGATAAGGAGGCTATCGAGACGTTCAAGGAGAGCCAGAACCGGATTTACACTATGGCCCTCATCCATGAAAAACTGTACCAGTCGGAATCGCTGGTAAGAATCGACCTTGCCGAGTATATCCGAAGCCTTACAGCCAGCCTGTTCACCTCCTATGGAGTAAGTGAGAGGGGCATACGATCGAACATCCAGGTCGAGAACATCCCGCTCGGCATCGATGCGGTAATTCCCTGCGCCCTGATCATCAACGAGCTGGTCTCGAATTCGCTGAAATACGCCTTCCCGGCTGGCAGGCGGCGGGAAGAGGGAATAGGCGAAATCCGCATTGACCTTCGCCGGACAGGCGGCAAAAGAGTCACCCTGACTGTCAGCGACAATGGCGTGGGCCTGCCGGAAGGCATCGAAATCCAGAAGAGTGAATCACTGGGACTGAGACTGGTGAATGTACTGGTAAAACAGCTCAGGGGCACGGTTCATATCGGTCGTCCTGGTGCGGGGGGAGGCGGAGCAGAATTTGCTATTACCTTTGAGACAATGAAATAA
- a CDS encoding ATP-binding protein encodes MENHPGISGIDAVREIQWGAHLCQFYQTIEDLVDILVPNFKSGIERRECCLWHIAEPLNGQEALEAIRKIWPDFDEYVTRGQIKIIPPGQCYRETKETDHPQASSNAMNPMTTLCSYPLDRCGVAETVDIVSRHQSAFIKRAGQWELIENSGGLSHRPESRPAPRMHGPSARMPASPAPDMPVNDTLDAPVMADTRLRQTEKSLSAASLYTRSSLIEASLDPLVTISADGKIMDVNKATELVTGRSREQLIGSDFSKLRRAEKKLKMYMAKLEKSNQELQDFAFTASHDLQEPLCKIQAFGNQLKIKYFDIFGDEGRDYLERMQSAANRMQALIRALLGYSRVTTKAEPFSTINLTGLIQEVMADLETRVRETGGRVEIEKLADLEADPNQMRQLFQNLISNALKFHGEEKPLIRICGQMDPSTSHYLIYVQDNGIGFDEKYLDCIFMPFQRLHGRSSSYEGTGMGLAICRKIVERHNGKITARSAPGKGSTFIVTLPVKQLKEEEG; translated from the coding sequence ATGGAAAATCATCCAGGGATATCAGGGATAGATGCCGTCAGGGAAATTCAGTGGGGTGCTCATCTGTGCCAATTTTACCAAACCATAGAGGACCTGGTCGATATCCTTGTGCCAAATTTTAAATCCGGCATAGAAAGGCGGGAATGCTGCCTCTGGCATATCGCTGAGCCTCTCAATGGGCAGGAAGCCCTGGAAGCAATCAGGAAAATCTGGCCGGATTTCGACGAATACGTAACCAGAGGCCAGATAAAGATTATCCCCCCTGGCCAGTGCTACCGGGAAACGAAGGAGACTGACCACCCACAGGCATCATCCAATGCAATGAATCCAATGACCACGCTGTGCAGCTATCCTCTCGACAGATGCGGAGTGGCCGAGACGGTCGATATTGTCAGCCGTCACCAGTCGGCCTTTATCAAACGGGCTGGACAATGGGAGCTGATCGAAAATTCCGGGGGACTGAGCCATAGACCCGAATCCCGACCTGCCCCCCGCATGCATGGACCTTCCGCCCGCATGCCCGCATCCCCCGCACCTGACATGCCGGTCAATGATACGCTCGATGCTCCGGTCATGGCTGACACCAGACTCAGGCAGACAGAGAAGTCCCTGTCCGCTGCCTCTCTCTATACCCGCAGCAGCCTGATCGAGGCAAGCCTCGATCCTCTGGTAACCATCAGTGCAGACGGAAAGATCATGGATGTCAACAAGGCCACGGAGCTGGTTACCGGACGGTCCCGCGAGCAGCTCATCGGAAGTGATTTTTCCAAACTGAGGCGGGCCGAGAAAAAACTGAAGATGTATATGGCGAAACTTGAGAAAAGCAATCAGGAGCTTCAGGACTTCGCCTTTACGGCTTCCCATGACCTTCAGGAGCCGCTCTGTAAGATCCAGGCTTTTGGAAATCAGTTAAAAATCAAATACTTCGATATTTTTGGAGATGAAGGCCGGGACTATCTGGAGAGAATGCAGAGCGCGGCGAACCGGATGCAGGCCCTTATCCGGGCTCTGCTCGGCTACTCCAGGGTTACCACCAAGGCCGAACCTTTCTCCACCATTAATTTAACCGGCCTGATTCAGGAAGTAATGGCTGACCTGGAAACCAGGGTGAGAGAAACCGGCGGCAGGGTAGAGATCGAGAAACTGGCAGACCTGGAAGCGGATCCCAATCAAATGCGCCAGCTCTTCCAGAACCTTATCAGTAATGCCCTGAAATTCCACGGTGAGGAAAAACCCCTTATCAGGATTTGCGGGCAGATGGACCCTTCAACTTCCCATTATCTGATTTATGTCCAGGATAATGGCATCGGTTTTGACGAAAAATACCTCGATTGCATCTTTATGCCCTTCCAGCGGCTGCATGGCCGCAGCAGCAGCTATGAAGGGACGGGGATGGGGCTGGCCATTTGCAGGAAGATCGTGGAGCGCCACAACGGTAAAATCACTGCCAGAAGCGCGCCGGGAAAAGGATCGACCTTTATTGTCACTCTGCCGGTAAAACAGCTCAAAGAGGAAGAGGGATAA
- a CDS encoding response regulator yields the protein MKNKIESISILMADDDQDDCLLVKNAFAANRIANSLHFVEDGEELMDYLYRRGNYSDIAAFPLPALILLDLNMPKKDGREALREIKADPNLRSIPVIILTTSEREEEIFRSYDMGANSFITKPVTFQGLVEAMKALSRYWFEIVELPSRREE from the coding sequence ATGAAAAATAAAATTGAGAGTATTTCAATATTGATGGCTGACGATGATCAGGATGATTGCCTTCTGGTAAAAAATGCCTTTGCCGCCAACCGGATCGCTAACAGCCTTCACTTTGTCGAGGATGGCGAAGAGCTGATGGACTACCTGTATCGGCGCGGGAATTATAGCGATATAGCCGCTTTTCCCTTACCGGCATTGATTCTGCTTGACCTGAATATGCCAAAAAAAGATGGCCGTGAAGCATTACGGGAGATAAAAGCCGACCCCAATTTAAGGAGTATCCCGGTCATTATCCTGACCACCTCCGAACGGGAGGAAGAGATCTTTCGCAGCTATGACATGGGCGCCAATTCATTCATTACCAAACCGGTAACCTTCCAGGGACTGGTGGAGGCCATGAAGGCCCTGAGCCGATACTGGTTTGAGATTGTGGAATTGCCAAGCAGGAGAGAAGAATAA
- a CDS encoding response regulator yields the protein MDTFPVIHVLLIEDDEDDYILIKEMLTSIPGRQYDLEWIPTYEAALAAMLENRHDVYLLDYRLGQRTGLELMQEAAKQDCCRSPVIFLTGHGGYEIDMEVMKVGAADYLTKGEFTSSLLERSIRYALERKKTEELLIRNEKELQKLERLESLGTLAGGIAHDFNNVLTAIVGNLSLAKFFVAPENKAFELMAQMEKSLSRAKGLTQQLLTFAKGGAPIKKLAPISELIQDTTTFALRGSNVRSEFLMPDDLWPVEIDEGQISQVIHNLVINAKQAMPGGGVIRICAENLFIEAQDIIPTAIPLKEGRYLRISLHDEGIGIPPENLAHVFDPYFTTKQEGNGLGLAVVFSIIKRHEGYITAESREGIGTAFHIYLPASGKEFFEVEAIEEERLHFCEGRVLVMDDQENVRQITGDLLNYLGYQVEFSIDGNEAIELFKKACEAGNPFDAVILDLTIPGGIGGKEVIQELRKIDPGVKAIVSSGYSNDPIMADYRQYGFSEVITKPYSIEEFSKTLSRIREI from the coding sequence ATGGACACTTTTCCTGTCATTCATGTTTTACTTATCGAAGACGATGAAGACGATTATATCCTCATAAAAGAGATGCTGACCAGCATTCCGGGCAGACAATATGACCTTGAATGGATCCCGACCTATGAGGCTGCTCTGGCTGCCATGCTGGAGAACAGGCACGATGTCTATCTCCTCGACTACCGGCTCGGCCAGCGTACCGGACTTGAGCTTATGCAGGAAGCGGCAAAGCAGGACTGCTGCCGCAGCCCGGTCATATTTCTCACCGGTCACGGCGGCTATGAGATCGATATGGAAGTGATGAAGGTAGGAGCAGCGGATTACCTCACCAAAGGAGAGTTTACTTCCTCGCTCCTCGAACGTTCCATCCGGTATGCTCTTGAGCGGAAGAAAACCGAAGAGCTTTTGATACGGAACGAGAAGGAATTACAAAAGCTGGAACGGCTTGAATCTTTGGGCACTCTGGCTGGCGGTATCGCTCATGATTTTAATAACGTTCTAACAGCCATTGTCGGCAATCTCTCCCTGGCTAAATTCTTTGTAGCCCCGGAAAACAAGGCATTTGAACTGATGGCTCAGATGGAAAAATCACTTTCCCGGGCCAAGGGCCTGACGCAGCAGTTGCTAACCTTTGCCAAGGGCGGTGCACCGATAAAGAAGCTTGCTCCAATCTCCGAATTAATCCAGGATACAACTACCTTTGCCTTGAGAGGCTCGAACGTAAGAAGCGAATTTCTGATGCCGGATGATCTCTGGCCGGTCGAGATTGACGAGGGACAGATCAGTCAGGTTATTCATAACCTGGTCATTAATGCCAAACAGGCTATGCCCGGCGGGGGGGTAATACGAATTTGTGCTGAAAACCTATTCATCGAAGCGCAGGATATCATCCCTACTGCTATCCCATTGAAGGAGGGGCGATATCTCAGGATATCGCTGCACGATGAAGGCATCGGCATTCCCCCGGAGAATCTTGCACATGTCTTTGATCCCTATTTTACGACCAAGCAGGAAGGGAACGGCCTGGGATTAGCGGTAGTATTCTCAATTATTAAACGGCATGAAGGGTACATCACTGCCGAATCCCGGGAGGGAATTGGAACAGCCTTTCATATTTATCTTCCAGCCTCCGGAAAAGAGTTTTTCGAAGTAGAAGCGATTGAAGAGGAAAGGCTCCATTTTTGCGAAGGCAGAGTGCTGGTTATGGATGATCAGGAAAATGTCAGACAGATTACCGGTGATTTACTCAATTATCTTGGCTATCAGGTCGAATTCTCGATTGATGGAAATGAAGCTATTGAGCTCTTTAAAAAAGCCTGTGAGGCAGGGAACCCTTTTGATGCGGTTATCCTGGACCTGACCATACCTGGCGGCATCGGCGGCAAGGAGGTTATTCAGGAGCTGCGGAAGATAGATCCGGGGGTGAAAGCCATTGTCTCAAGCGGGTATTCCAATGATCCTATCATGGCTGATTACCGGCAATACGGATTCAGTGAAGTGATTACCAAGCCGTATAGTATCGAAGAATTCAGCAAAACGCTGAGCAGGATCAGAGAAATATAG
- a CDS encoding flagellar basal body P-ring protein FlgI, with protein MSRILQQKAKETTETQRHRGKQGRTVLGLPVLITAVTLICLLLAVDLHGGGVRNCQAASRIKDLVHIQGVRENQLIGYGLIVGLNGTGDKGGTRFTINSLSNMLRKLGVSVDPGELKVKNVAAVVVTAALPPFARTGERIDVTISSLGDATSLQGGTLLLTPLKGVDDKVYAVAQGPLSVGGFAAGGSAGGGVQKNHPTVARIPQGALIEREIPFTLDVRKPLLMTMERADFITAARIAQTINSSLKMKIAHAQDPRSISLLIPPQFQTSLVELVATIQEFEVEPDNQARVVINERTGTVVVGENVKISSVAISHGNLSIEIRETQEVSQPLPLSDGKTQKVPQTDVTVQEERGKLIPLPANTTVGELVRALNAIGVSSRDLIAILQSIRATGALHAELEII; from the coding sequence ATGAGCAGGATATTACAACAAAAAGCAAAAGAAACCACAGAGACACAGAGACACAGAGGGAAGCAGGGCAGGACGGTGCTGGGGTTGCCGGTACTTATTACCGCCGTTACCCTCATCTGTCTGCTGCTGGCCGTGGACCTGCACGGGGGCGGCGTCCGGAACTGTCAGGCGGCCAGCCGGATCAAGGATCTGGTCCATATTCAGGGAGTCCGGGAAAACCAGTTGATCGGCTATGGCCTGATCGTCGGCCTGAATGGGACCGGGGATAAAGGAGGTACCAGATTTACGATCAATTCCCTGTCCAATATGCTGAGAAAACTGGGGGTATCGGTTGACCCCGGTGAGTTGAAGGTCAAGAACGTGGCTGCGGTGGTTGTTACGGCTGCCCTGCCTCCCTTTGCCCGCACGGGAGAGCGGATCGATGTGACCATTTCATCTCTCGGCGATGCCACCAGCCTTCAGGGAGGCACGCTGCTGTTGACGCCGCTCAAAGGAGTGGATGACAAGGTCTATGCCGTTGCCCAGGGGCCGTTGTCGGTAGGAGGGTTTGCCGCCGGAGGATCTGCCGGGGGAGGGGTCCAGAAAAACCATCCCACCGTAGCCAGAATTCCGCAAGGTGCCTTGATCGAGCGCGAAATCCCCTTCACCCTCGATGTCCGGAAACCCCTGCTGATGACTATGGAGCGGGCGGATTTTATCACTGCAGCCAGAATTGCCCAGACAATCAATTCATCTCTGAAGATGAAGATTGCCCATGCCCAGGATCCCCGAAGCATCAGTCTGCTTATCCCTCCCCAGTTTCAAACCAGCCTGGTTGAGCTGGTGGCGACCATTCAGGAATTCGAGGTCGAGCCGGACAATCAGGCCAGGGTAGTGATCAACGAGCGCACCGGCACAGTAGTGGTTGGCGAAAATGTCAAAATTTCGAGTGTGGCTATCTCCCACGGCAATCTGAGCATCGAAATCAGGGAAACTCAGGAAGTTTCGCAGCCCCTGCCGCTTTCAGACGGAAAAACCCAGAAAGTTCCTCAAACAGACGTTACCGTTCAGGAGGAGCGGGGAAAATTGATTCCACTTCCTGCCAATACCACGGTCGGCGAATTGGTCAGGGCACTGAATGCCATCGGCGTCAGCTCCAGGGACCTGATCGCCATTCTGCAATCCATCAGAGCTACGGGAGCACTGCATGCTGAGCTGGAAATTATATAA